The proteins below are encoded in one region of Flammeovirga kamogawensis:
- a CDS encoding hybrid sensor histidine kinase/response regulator transcription factor yields the protein MKLHHFIILLLLPIFSFATDIELIDKTVLKNQDFIKYDQLNNVEKSYYSALQQIKARNYDACLKSFDSLLQQNIDTKLEIAIYYHSARVKRDSRNYQEAYDYYTKCTEYTNEHNNAYIAKSIFFQGAMKNKLFQYEEATELLKKGINKSIIEKDTLLLYSYYYEMLSVTRSQSNYYEAMNYGLKGSELALTQKNENQKARFDFAIGIISQNLNDYKKAREYFKKAEDVFKKDKASYQLALLYYNQYIIAKDSDGQIKINKLDAAKKMFSEIGVQQFDNKILLEYAYIYFKIQKNNELGYKYLVQLQEKFDNSNISEEIKARTNYYFAIYEGNNGYLNKALKYCEAADKLYPNKNGAYYQTFLRTYSKILKKAGNYKKSLTVLEKYNKLIDQRYVENAEYKIAKIQADYRIKEEQLKEEQEFRIEVAKQAQLVEEKDFKAKGLFIILALMLVFLSVLGFTISKIKKINKELSNKNQEINSQNDQLAKSSNELKKLNELRINFFHAISHEFKTPLTLIKAPTDLLLLDNISGQKEHINQILRNTNKLMGLVNQLLQLGRLQSQQKVIDFEWVDFEKLNRRILFAFESLAKKENIIIKSLFHSETKFGFIDIEAYESILNNLISNAIKYSKGSEINILGELQRDQLVIKVIDNGNGIEEKHLPHIFDTYYVAKENNEISTGLGLSITKELTKQLNGTIGVSSKIGKGTEFILNIPVELHNSYNNGELVKEEKQETSIQLQNDGTNEGIKHDKHILIVEDNDDIRKYLKLILETNYKIKEARNGIEGLEKINEEIPDIIITDLMMPEMDGITFSKEVKSNPIASHVPIIMLTAKDDEDTKLTALEEKVTDFLSKPFNHNELLLKIKNTLEYTENLQKKYVKYAVQSDTIVELPNVDQQFIEKLNIALENEINNADFSIEELANIMCMSRNHLYRKIKGLLGLSPSNYIKQYRLEQSLTMVKSTLEPFSNIAYDTGFNSVSYFNTSFKEYFGKTPSECREASNQKKES from the coding sequence ATGAAACTACATCACTTTATTATTCTATTACTGCTTCCTATTTTTTCTTTTGCAACAGACATTGAATTAATAGACAAAACAGTTTTAAAGAACCAAGATTTTATTAAATATGATCAACTAAATAATGTTGAAAAATCATACTATTCTGCTTTACAACAAATAAAAGCTAGGAATTATGATGCATGTCTCAAAAGTTTTGATAGTCTTCTTCAACAAAATATTGATACAAAATTAGAAATCGCTATTTATTACCATTCTGCTAGGGTAAAAAGAGATTCTAGAAATTATCAAGAAGCTTATGATTACTATACAAAATGTACTGAATATACTAACGAGCATAACAATGCTTACATAGCAAAAAGTATATTTTTTCAGGGAGCAATGAAAAATAAATTATTCCAATATGAAGAAGCGACTGAATTACTGAAAAAAGGCATTAATAAATCTATTATAGAAAAAGACACTTTACTGCTATATTCTTATTATTATGAAATGCTTTCTGTTACACGCTCTCAATCTAATTATTATGAGGCGATGAATTATGGTTTAAAAGGAAGCGAATTAGCTTTAACACAAAAAAATGAAAATCAGAAAGCTCGTTTTGACTTTGCTATTGGTATAATCTCACAAAATCTTAATGATTATAAAAAAGCTAGGGAATATTTCAAAAAAGCAGAAGATGTTTTTAAAAAAGACAAAGCTAGTTATCAACTTGCACTATTATATTACAATCAGTACATAATTGCTAAAGATAGTGATGGACAAATAAAAATCAACAAATTAGACGCTGCCAAGAAAATGTTTTCTGAAATTGGTGTGCAACAATTTGACAATAAAATTCTACTCGAATACGCCTATATTTATTTCAAAATCCAAAAAAATAATGAACTTGGTTATAAATACTTAGTTCAGCTTCAAGAGAAATTTGATAATTCTAATATTTCTGAAGAAATTAAAGCTAGAACAAATTATTATTTTGCTATTTATGAGGGAAATAATGGATACCTAAATAAAGCATTGAAATATTGTGAGGCTGCAGACAAATTGTACCCAAATAAAAATGGAGCCTATTATCAAACTTTCTTAAGAACTTATAGTAAAATTTTAAAAAAAGCTGGTAATTATAAAAAGTCTTTGACTGTATTAGAAAAGTACAATAAGTTAATAGACCAACGTTATGTTGAAAATGCTGAATACAAAATTGCTAAAATTCAAGCTGATTATAGAATTAAAGAAGAGCAATTAAAAGAAGAACAAGAGTTTAGAATTGAAGTTGCTAAACAAGCACAACTTGTAGAAGAAAAAGATTTTAAAGCTAAAGGGCTTTTTATTATTCTTGCTTTAATGCTTGTTTTTCTATCTGTTTTAGGATTTACTATTTCTAAAATCAAAAAAATTAATAAGGAGCTAAGTAATAAGAATCAAGAAATCAATTCTCAAAATGACCAATTGGCTAAATCCTCAAATGAATTAAAAAAATTGAATGAGTTAAGGATCAATTTCTTCCATGCGATCTCACATGAATTTAAAACTCCATTAACGCTAATAAAGGCCCCTACTGACCTTCTTTTACTTGATAATATTTCTGGTCAAAAAGAACATATAAATCAGATTCTTAGAAATACTAATAAATTAATGGGACTTGTAAATCAGTTATTACAACTTGGTAGATTACAATCTCAGCAAAAAGTAATTGATTTTGAGTGGGTTGATTTTGAAAAATTAAACAGAAGAATATTATTTGCTTTCGAATCTCTTGCTAAAAAAGAAAATATAATTATTAAATCATTATTTCATTCTGAAACCAAATTTGGGTTTATTGATATTGAGGCCTACGAAAGTATTTTAAATAATCTTATTTCTAATGCAATTAAATATAGTAAAGGGTCCGAGATTAATATTTTAGGTGAATTGCAAAGAGATCAACTTGTAATAAAGGTAATTGATAATGGAAATGGTATAGAGGAAAAACACCTTCCACATATTTTTGATACGTACTATGTTGCAAAAGAAAACAATGAAATTAGTACAGGTCTTGGCCTTTCAATTACAAAAGAATTAACTAAGCAATTGAATGGAACAATTGGAGTAAGTAGTAAGATAGGAAAAGGGACAGAGTTTATTTTAAATATTCCTGTAGAGCTACATAATTCATATAATAATGGAGAGTTAGTAAAAGAAGAAAAGCAAGAAACTTCTATACAACTTCAAAATGATGGTACTAATGAGGGAATAAAACACGATAAGCACATATTAATTGTTGAAGACAATGATGATATCAGAAAATACTTAAAACTGATTTTAGAAACGAATTACAAAATTAAAGAAGCTAGAAACGGTATAGAAGGTTTAGAGAAGATTAATGAAGAAATTCCTGATATTATTATTACAGATTTAATGATGCCAGAAATGGATGGAATTACTTTTTCTAAAGAAGTAAAAAGCAATCCTATTGCATCTCATGTACCTATTATAATGCTAACTGCAAAGGATGATGAAGATACAAAACTTACTGCTTTAGAAGAGAAAGTAACTGATTTTCTAAGTAAGCCTTTTAACCATAATGAGCTCCTCCTAAAGATTAAAAATACACTTGAATATACTGAGAATCTGCAGAAAAAATATGTGAAATACGCTGTTCAATCAGATACTATTGTTGAATTACCTAATGTAGATCAACAGTTTATTGAAAAGCTTAATATTGCACTAGAAAACGAAATTAATAACGCTGATTTCTCTATTGAAGAACTTGCCAATATCATGTGTATGAGTAGAAATCATTTATATAGAAAAATTAAAGGTTTATTAGGGTTATCGCCAAGTAATTACATTAAGCAATACCGTTTAGAACAATCTTTAACTATGGTTAAATCGACATTAGAGCCTTTCTCTAACATTGCTTATGATACTGGTTTTAATAGTGTAAGTTACTTTAATACATCTTTTAAAGAATACTTTGGAAAAACGCCAAGCGAATGCAGAGAAGCATCTAATCAAAAAAAAGAAAGTTAG